One Rosa chinensis cultivar Old Blush chromosome 5, RchiOBHm-V2, whole genome shotgun sequence genomic region harbors:
- the LOC112164331 gene encoding octanoyltransferase LIP2, mitochondrial-like — HGKRRTDHNLLIPESDLKGIGAELHYTQRGGDITFHGPRQAILYPIVSLRDIGLGARRYVEKLELTMIELASQYGVKACPGQAGETGVWVGERKIGAIGVRISYGVTSHGLAFNIDPDLNYFKHIVPCGIADKEVTSLRKETDLVLPTEEVVHDQLISCFARLFGYGNVVWKDSASSLLSDSGEIK, encoded by the coding sequence CATGGCAAGCGGAGGACTGATCACAATCTGTTGATTCCTGAGTCTGATCTAAAAGGAATAGGAGCTGAACTGCACTATACGCAGAGAGGAGGAGACATTACATTTCATGGTCCGCGCCAGGCCATCTTGTATCCCATTGTTTCGCTTCGGGATATTGGGCTTGGGGCTCGGAGATATGTGGAGAAGCTTGAGTTGACTATGATTGAATTGGCGTCTCAGTATGGCGTGAAGGCTTGTCCGGGGCAAGCAGGAGAGACTGGGGTGTGGGTTGGAGAGAGAAAGATCGGTGCAATTGGCGTGCGCATTTCATATGGAGTCACCTCTCATGGGTTGGCATTCAACATTGATCCGGATTTGAACTATTTCAAGCATATTGTGCCGTGCGGTATTGCTGATAAAGAAGTTACGTCTCTGAGAAAGGAGACGGACTTGGTGCTTCCTACAGAAGAAGTAGTTCACGACCAGTTGATTTCTTGCTTTGCAAGATTGTTTGGTTATGGTAATGTTGTGTGGAAGGATTCTGCTTCTTCATTATTGTCAGACAGTGGGGAAATCAAATGA